One window of Pseudomonas sp. FP198 genomic DNA carries:
- a CDS encoding chemotaxis protein CheV, giving the protein MAGILDTVDQRTQLVGENRLEILMFRLAGRQLFAINVFKVQEVLQLPKLTLMPQRHPFVCGVVNLRGQTLPVIDLSQAIGMRPLVPGPNSTIIVTEYNRSVQAFLVGGVDRIVNMNWEAILPPPTSAGREHYLTAISKVDDQLVEIIDVEKVLAEIVPYNAKVSRDKLEDPVLERARGREVLLVDDSNVALSQLRDTLGQLGVKMHIASDGLKALNMLKAWADTGEVMTDKLLMIFTDAEMPEMDGYRLTTEIRNDPRLRGLYVVLHTSLSGSFNDSMVKKVGCDNFLSKFQPDKLVDVVRQRLMLG; this is encoded by the coding sequence ATGGCCGGCATTCTCGACACAGTAGATCAACGAACCCAATTGGTGGGTGAGAATCGCCTGGAAATTCTCATGTTTCGCCTGGCGGGGCGCCAATTGTTCGCCATCAACGTATTCAAGGTCCAGGAAGTACTGCAACTGCCGAAGCTGACCTTGATGCCCCAGCGCCACCCGTTCGTCTGCGGCGTGGTCAATCTGCGCGGCCAGACCCTTCCGGTGATCGATCTTTCCCAGGCCATCGGCATGCGTCCGCTCGTGCCGGGACCTAACAGCACCATCATCGTCACCGAGTACAACCGTTCGGTACAGGCGTTCCTGGTAGGGGGCGTGGACCGCATCGTCAACATGAACTGGGAGGCCATCCTGCCGCCTCCGACCAGTGCCGGTCGCGAGCATTACCTGACGGCTATCAGCAAGGTCGACGACCAGTTGGTGGAAATCATCGACGTGGAGAAAGTCCTCGCCGAAATCGTCCCCTACAACGCCAAGGTCTCACGGGACAAGCTCGAGGATCCGGTGCTGGAACGAGCCCGCGGTCGAGAGGTCCTGCTGGTGGATGATTCCAATGTCGCGCTCTCGCAGTTGCGTGACACCCTGGGCCAGTTGGGCGTGAAGATGCACATCGCCAGCGACGGCTTGAAGGCACTGAACATGCTCAAGGCCTGGGCCGACACCGGCGAAGTGATGACCGACAAGTTGCTGATGATTTTCACCGATGCGGAAATGCCCGAGATGGACGGCTACCGCCTGACCACGGAAATCCGCAACGATCCACGCCTGCGTGGGCTCTACGTGGTGCTGCATACCTCGCTGTCGGGCAGCTTCAACGATTCGATGGTCAAGAAGGTTGGCTGTGACAACTTCCTTTCCAAATTCCAGCCGGACAAGCTGGTCGACGTGGTGCGCCAGCGGTTGATGCTCGGCTGA
- a CDS encoding RNA polymerase factor sigma-70 has translation MTEQVSTSRCDSPLLQAFVDNRMILVKIAARITGCRSRAEDVVQDAFFRLQSAPQITSSFKAQLSYLFQIVRNLAIDHYRKQALEQKYSGPEEEGLNVVIQGASPETSHINFSTLEHIADALTELPSRTRYAFEMYRLHGVPQKDIAKELGVSPTLVNFMIRDALVHCRKVSGVRGDTFARR, from the coding sequence ATGACGGAACAAGTATCCACAAGCAGGTGCGACTCACCGCTACTCCAGGCCTTCGTCGACAACCGGATGATCCTGGTCAAGATCGCAGCGCGTATCACCGGTTGCCGCTCCCGCGCGGAAGACGTGGTCCAGGATGCGTTTTTCCGGTTGCAATCGGCGCCCCAGATCACCTCGTCCTTCAAGGCTCAACTCAGCTACCTGTTCCAGATCGTGCGCAACCTGGCGATCGACCACTACCGCAAACAGGCGTTGGAACAGAAATATTCGGGGCCGGAAGAAGAAGGGTTGAACGTGGTGATCCAGGGTGCTTCGCCAGAAACGTCGCATATCAACTTTTCCACCCTCGAGCACATTGCCGACGCGCTGACCGAGCTGCCCAGCCGAACCCGTTACGCCTTCGAGATGTACCGCCTGCACGGCGTACCGCAGAAAGACATCGCCAAGGAACTGGGCGTCTCGCCGACACTGGTGAACTTCATGATCCGCGACGCCCTGGTGCATTGCCGCAAGGTGTCAGGGGTGCGTGGGGATACGTTCGCCCGGCGGTGA
- a CDS encoding GNAT family N-acetyltransferase: MSNLNQPTILPLPGGRSLGADETERHLSLMLEGAPLIRLRLERGPQLHVHLQESNDRPVGPALWAACYWLLARDPECQRLVWHLNERPGEALLSGLLTGGEHSDEYICERTLFWQLPQPWLGESFSGSYPQQMIITDGKRHPRRRIKPRGEVYRRFDARLGAWVSLRTLEIEQDLTRFNRWQNSPRVASFWQEEGSLEQHREYLTRLEHDPRVLTLIGCFDEQPFAYFEAYWAKEDRIAPFYDAHAYDRGIHMLVGEEQHRGPHKVASWLSALVHYLFLDDPRTQRVVAEPRADNARMIGHLHNQCFHCEKEFDFPHKRAALMILGRERFFDRCSLV, from the coding sequence ATGTCCAACCTCAATCAGCCGACGATATTGCCCTTGCCCGGCGGGCGCAGCCTGGGTGCCGATGAAACCGAACGCCACCTGAGCCTGATGCTCGAAGGCGCGCCGCTGATCCGCCTGCGCCTGGAGCGCGGCCCCCAGTTGCACGTGCATTTGCAGGAAAGCAACGACCGGCCGGTTGGCCCGGCACTCTGGGCGGCCTGCTATTGGCTGCTTGCCAGGGATCCCGAATGTCAGCGCCTGGTCTGGCACCTCAATGAGCGTCCCGGTGAGGCCCTGCTCAGCGGCTTGCTGACGGGCGGGGAGCACAGCGACGAATACATCTGCGAACGCACGCTGTTCTGGCAACTGCCGCAGCCCTGGCTGGGAGAGTCGTTCAGCGGCAGTTATCCGCAACAGATGATTATCACCGACGGCAAGCGCCATCCACGTCGCCGGATCAAGCCGCGCGGCGAGGTGTATCGCCGTTTCGACGCGCGGCTGGGGGCCTGGGTGTCTTTGCGCACGCTTGAAATCGAGCAAGACCTGACGCGATTCAACCGCTGGCAGAACAGCCCCAGGGTGGCGAGCTTCTGGCAGGAGGAGGGCAGCCTGGAACAGCACCGCGAGTACTTGACCAGGCTTGAGCATGACCCTCGGGTCTTGACCTTGATCGGTTGTTTCGATGAGCAGCCATTCGCCTACTTCGAAGCCTATTGGGCCAAGGAGGATCGAATCGCACCGTTTTATGACGCTCACGCCTATGACCGCGGCATTCACATGCTGGTGGGCGAAGAGCAGCATCGAGGTCCGCACAAGGTCGCAAGCTGGCTATCGGCACTGGTGCATTACCTGTTTCTCGACGATCCGCGTACCCAGCGCGTGGTGGCCGAGCCTCGGGCCGACAATGCGAGGATGATCGGGCATCTGCATAACCAGTGTTTTCACTGTGAAAAGGAATTCGATTTCCCGCACAAGCGCGCGGCGCTGATGATCCTGGGGCGCGAGCGGTTTTTTGACCGGTGCTCGTTGGTGTAG
- a CDS encoding exonuclease domain-containing protein codes for MPYWLVIDLEATTDEGGWPVTEMEIIEIGATLVNRDGREVDHFQRFVRPLRRPLLTSFCRTLTHISQANIDGAAPLTEVWPAFEHWLAPYRANLEGWVSWGDYDRKQLLQEWQGQHLHSALGQVPHMNLKQRFAKARRLERPLGLNAALQLAGLQFCGQQHRALEDARNTARLLPLVLTG; via the coding sequence ATGCCTTACTGGCTGGTGATTGATCTGGAAGCCACCACCGACGAAGGTGGCTGGCCGGTTACCGAAATGGAAATCATCGAAATCGGCGCCACCCTGGTGAATCGGGATGGGCGCGAGGTGGATCATTTCCAGCGCTTTGTACGGCCGCTGAGGCGCCCGTTGCTGACCTCTTTCTGTCGCACGCTGACGCATATCAGCCAGGCCAATATTGACGGCGCCGCACCGCTGACCGAGGTCTGGCCGGCATTCGAACACTGGCTGGCGCCCTATCGAGCGAACCTCGAAGGCTGGGTCAGTTGGGGGGACTACGACCGCAAGCAATTGCTGCAGGAATGGCAAGGCCAGCACTTGCACAGCGCGCTCGGCCAGGTACCGCACATGAATCTCAAGCAGCGCTTTGCCAAGGCCCGTCGGCTGGAGCGACCGCTGGGGCTCAATGCGGCGTTGCAACTGGCCGGCCTGCAGTTCTGCGGCCAACAACACCGTGCATTGGAGGACGCCCGTAATACGGCGCGATTGTTGCCGCTGGTGCTGACCGGCTGA
- a CDS encoding ABC transporter substrate-binding protein translates to MTSRTLLAVLAMFLTVSVEAAQVVRIGAAHFPPYTVRPENGADTGLLPQLVEALNRSQADYEFVLVPTSIPRRFNDFKQGRVDMAIFENPDWGWQDVPHTPVDMGLEDAEIFVAQRQPDRQQSYFADLRGKRLALFSGYHYAFAEFNADPKFLIGQYNATLTYSHDSNLQMVLRTRADIALVTRSYLSDYVLRNPQVASQLLVSERIDQIYHHYALIRPQAPISPQAFAQMLQKLRDDGQLLKIFQPYRIELVPTHAH, encoded by the coding sequence ATGACCTCACGTACCTTGCTGGCCGTCCTGGCCATGTTCTTGACCGTGTCAGTTGAAGCTGCACAAGTGGTCCGGATCGGCGCGGCGCATTTCCCGCCCTATACCGTTCGTCCCGAAAACGGCGCCGACACCGGTCTGTTACCGCAATTGGTGGAAGCCTTGAACCGGTCACAGGCCGATTATGAATTCGTGCTGGTACCTACTTCGATTCCGCGTCGGTTCAACGATTTCAAGCAGGGCCGGGTCGACATGGCGATTTTCGAAAATCCCGACTGGGGTTGGCAGGATGTGCCCCATACTCCGGTAGACATGGGCCTGGAGGATGCGGAGATATTCGTCGCCCAACGGCAGCCGGATCGCCAGCAGAGCTATTTCGCCGATCTCAGGGGCAAGCGCCTGGCCCTGTTCAGCGGTTATCACTATGCCTTTGCCGAATTCAACGCCGACCCCAAGTTCCTCATCGGCCAATACAACGCCACGTTGACCTATTCCCACGACAGCAACCTGCAAATGGTACTGCGCACCCGCGCGGACATTGCCTTGGTGACCCGTTCCTACCTCAGCGATTACGTGTTGCGCAATCCGCAAGTGGCCTCGCAGTTGCTGGTATCCGAACGCATCGACCAGATTTACCATCATTACGCACTGATCCGGCCCCAGGCGCCCATTTCCCCCCAAGCGTTCGCCCAGATGTTGCAGAAGTTGCGGGACGACGGCCAGTTGCTGAAAATCTTCCAGCCCTACCGGATCGAGCTGGTGCCGACCCACGCTCATTGA
- a CDS encoding pyrimidine/purine nucleoside phosphorylase codes for MFKVNEYFDGTVKSIAFGTAEGPATIGVMAPGEYEFGTAQREIMHVVSGALTVKLPDSTDWETFAAGSQFNVPANSKFQLKVAVDTAYLCEYRG; via the coding sequence ATGTTCAAAGTCAACGAGTACTTCGACGGCACCGTCAAGTCGATCGCCTTCGGCACTGCCGAAGGTCCAGCGACCATCGGCGTCATGGCACCGGGCGAATATGAGTTCGGCACTGCGCAGCGGGAAATCATGCATGTCGTTTCCGGCGCCCTGACCGTGAAACTGCCCGACAGCACCGATTGGGAAACCTTCGCCGCCGGTAGCCAGTTCAACGTCCCGGCCAACAGCAAGTTCCAGCTCAAGGTTGCCGTCGACACGGCTTACCTCTGCGAATATCGCGGCTGA
- a CDS encoding MOSC domain-containing protein: MLRLSALYRYPLKSGKGQPLQGIGLDKLGLDGDRRWMLVDEATGRFLTQRAVAKMSQLSALWDAAGGLTLSAPGYGAIEVALPPSLEEQRRGVIIWRDTLRVPDAGDAAAAWVSEFIGNRTRLVHVPVELARTTAAGYGKDDDKVAFADGFPLLLIGQASLEDLSNRVGRSLEMLRFRPNLVIEGSEAFAEDGWKRLRIGEVEFRVVKPCSRCIMTTVDPQTGERDPQREPFATLQQYRSTPDGAMFGQNLVNDGNGRLEVGMPVEVLE; the protein is encoded by the coding sequence ATGTTGCGGCTGAGCGCGCTGTATCGGTATCCGTTGAAGTCCGGCAAGGGGCAGCCGCTGCAGGGCATCGGCCTGGACAAGCTCGGGCTCGACGGTGATCGACGCTGGATGCTGGTGGATGAGGCCACCGGGCGCTTCCTGACCCAGCGGGCCGTGGCAAAGATGAGCCAGCTTTCGGCGTTGTGGGACGCGGCGGGCGGACTGACACTCAGCGCGCCGGGTTACGGTGCCATCGAGGTGGCGCTGCCGCCTTCTCTCGAAGAACAACGGCGTGGCGTGATCATCTGGCGCGATACTCTGCGTGTGCCGGATGCCGGTGACGCGGCGGCTGCCTGGGTCAGTGAATTCATCGGCAATCGCACCCGGCTGGTCCATGTGCCGGTGGAATTGGCTCGCACCACGGCAGCCGGCTACGGCAAGGATGACGACAAGGTGGCCTTCGCCGACGGTTTTCCCTTGTTGTTGATCGGCCAGGCCTCGTTGGAGGATTTGTCCAACAGGGTCGGCCGCTCGCTGGAAATGCTGCGCTTTCGTCCCAACCTGGTGATCGAGGGCAGCGAGGCGTTCGCCGAAGACGGCTGGAAGCGTCTTCGTATCGGCGAGGTAGAGTTCCGGGTGGTCAAGCCGTGTTCACGCTGCATCATGACCACGGTCGATCCGCAGACTGGCGAACGCGATCCGCAGCGCGAGCCTTTCGCCACGTTGCAGCAGTACCGTTCTACCCCGGATGGTGCGATGTTCGGCCAGAATCTGGTCAACGATGGCAATGGCCGACTTGAGGTCGGCATGCCGGTCGAAGTGCTGGAATAG